From the Natronoarchaeum philippinense genome, the window AGGCGACGTGGTTCTCGACGAGTCGGCGGAGCATCTGCCGGTCGCGGTCGTCGAGCGCGTGCTCGACCGACACCATGCCGCGGTTGACCGACTCCTCGAAGTCGCCCTCGCGGTCTAGCACGTACGCGACGCCGCCGGACATGCCGGCCGCGAAGTTCTTCCCGGTGTCGCCAAGCACCGCGACGACGCCGCCGGTCATGTACTCGCAGCCGTGGTCGCCGACCGATTCGACGACCGCTGTGACGCCGGAGTTGCGAACGGCGAAGCGCTCGCCGGCCTTGCCGTTGACGTACAGCTCGCCCTGCGTGGCGCCGTACAGCGCGACGTTGCCGATCAGGGAGTTGTCCTCGGGCTCGTAGGGCGCTTCCGGCGGCGTCTGGACGACGAGCTTGCCGCCCGAGAGGCCCTTGCCGACGTAGTCGTTGGCGCCGCCGGTCAGCCGCATCGTGACGCCGTCGGCGAGGAACGCGCCGAAGCTCTGGCCGGCGGTGCCGTGGAAGTCCACGTCGATCGTGTCTTCGGGCAGCCCGTCGCCGCCGTACGCCGTCGAGACGCGGTTCGACAGCATCGCGCCGACCGCGCGGTCGACGTTCGAGATGTCCGATTCGACGGCGACCGGTTCGCCCGACTCGATGGCTGGTTCGGCGGCTTCGATCAGGTCATGATCGAGTTGCTCGTCGATCTCGTGGGTCTGCTCGCGGGTCTTCCGACGCTGGTCGCCGTTCGGTTCGGCCAGCACGCCCGAGAGGTCGACGTTTTTCGCCTTCGGGTGCTCGACGTCGTCGCGCTGGTCGAGCACGTCGACGCGGCCGACCATCTCGTCGACGGTTTCGAAGCCGAGTTCGGCCATGATCTCCCGAAGCTCTTGGGCGATAAACGTCATGTAGTTGATAACGTGCTCGGGCTGGCCGGGGAAGCGGTTCCGGAGCTTCTCGCGCTGGGTGGCGACGCCGACCGGGCAGGTGTTTTTGTGACACTGGCGGGCCATCACGCAGCCCGAGGTCACGAGCGACGCCGTCCCGAAGATGTACTCTTCGGCGCCCAGCGCCGCGGCGACGGCCACGTCGCGGCCGGTCTTCATTCCGCCGTCCGCGGAGACGCGGATCCGGTCCCGGAGGTCGGTCTCGACGAGCATCTGGTTGGCTTCGGCGAGGCCGAGTTCCCACGGCAGGCCGGCGTTCTTGATCGACGTACGCGGGCTGGCGCCCGTGCCGCCGGAGTGGCCCGAGATGTGGACCACGTCGGCGTTGGCCTTGGCGACGCCGGCGGCGATCGTGCCGATGCCGGCCTCCGAGACGAGCTTGACGTTGATGTCTGCGTCCGGGCTTGCGGCCTTTAGGTCGTGGATCAGCTGTTTGAGGTCCTCGATCGAGTAGATGTCGTGCAGCGGCGGCGGCGAGATCAGCCCGACGCCCGGCGTCGCGTAGCGGACGTGCGCGATCATCTCGTTGACCTTCATCCCGGGTAGGTGGCCGCCCTCGCCGGGCTTTGAACCCTGTGCCATCTTGATCTGCAGCTCGTCGGCCGAACTCAGGTAGTGGCTGGTGACGCCGAAGCGTCCCGAGGCGACCTGCTTGACGTTGCACTCCTTTTCGGTGCCGAAGCGCTCGGGCGGCTCGCCGCCCTCTCCCGAGTTGGACTTGCCGCCGAGCCGGTTCATGGCGATGGAGTTGTTCTCGTGTGCCTCCGGCGAGAGGCTCCCGAGGCTCATCGCGGCCGTCGAGAAGCGCTCGACGATCTCGTGGATCGGCTCGACCTCCTCGATGGGGATCGACTCGCGCTCGTCGGTCCCGAACTCCAAGAGCCCGCGCAGGGTCTGGAGCGTCTCTTGCTGGTCGTTGATCTCGGCGGCGAACTCCTTGTACCGGTCGTAGTCGCCCGATCGGACCGCCTGCTGGAGCTTGCCGACCGTGTCGGGGTTCCACTGGTGGTGGATACCGTCCGAGCGGTTCTCGAACTCGCCGTAGCGGTCGATGTCGGCGTCGTCGTCCCACGCGTTGGCGTGCCGGTCTGCGGCGTCAGCCTCGATCTCGGCGACGCCGATGCCGCCGGTGCGCGCTTCGGTGCCCTCGAAGTACTCGGCGACGAAGTCGTCGTCGAGCCCGACCGCCTCGAAGATCTGGGCGCCCTGATAGCTCTCGACCGTCGAGATGCCCATCTTCGCCATCGTCTTGAGCAGGCCGTTCTCGACGGCGCCGACGTAGTCGTCGACAGCCTCGGCGAGATCGGCGCCGTCCTCGCCCGCGACGACGTTTGCGATCGTCTGGTAGGCGAGGTAGGGATCGACGGCGTCGGCGCCGTAGCCGACCAGCGTGGCGAAGTGATGGACCGTGCGCGGGCCGGCCGATTCGACGACGAGCCCGGCGTGGTTCCGGAGCCCGTTGCGCACGAGATGGTGATGGACCGCGCCGGTCGCCAGCAGCGCCGGGATCGGCACCCGGTCGGGACCGGTCGCCCGGTCCGAGAGCACGACGACATCGTTGCCGGCGTCGATCGCGTCGACGGCGTCCTGACGGACGCGTTCGACGGCGGCCTCCATGTCGCCACCGCGCTCGTAGGTGGTGTCGACGGTGGCGGCCGACATGCCGTTGGCGTCCAGTTCCTTGATCGCCGCCGTCTCGGCGTCGGTCAGGATCGGCGAGTCGAGCACGAGTTGGCGGGCGTGTGCGGGCGACTCGTCGAGCAGGTTGCGCTGGAAGCCCAGCCGCGATTCGAGGCTCGTGACGAGTTCCTCGCGGATGTAGTCCAGCGGCGGGTTCGTCACCTGCGCGAACAGCTGTTTGAAATACGAAAACAGCGGGCGGTTGTAGTCCGACAGCACCGACAGCGGCGTGTCGTCGCCCATCGAGCCGACGGGGTCTTTCCCGTCTTTCATCATCGGCTCGATCATGTTTTCGAGTTCGTCGTGGCTGTAGCCGTGGGTCGCCTGATGCGCCCGGAGGTCCTCGACGGAGTCGCGGGGTGCGAGGTCCTCGGAATCGGCAACGTCTTCGATTCGGACCTGCTGGTCGTCGACCCACTCGCCGTACTTCTCGTCGGTCAGGTCGTCGAACACCTCGTCGTCGGGAATGACCCGCCCCTCCTCGGGATCGGCCAAGAAGAGCTGGCCGGGCTGGAGCCGGCCACGCTCGACGATCTCGCCGTAGTCGGGTTCGAGCGCGCCGGCCTCGCTGGCCATGATCAGTCGGTTGTCCGAAGTCACGTCGTATCGGCACGGTCGCAGGCCGTTGCGGTCGAGCACGGCGCCGACGCGGTCGCCGTCAGTCGCACAGACTAGCGCGGGGCCGTCCCACGGCTCGACGAGCGAGGCGTGGAAGTCGTACCACTCCTTGCGGTCTTCGGGCATCTGGTCGTCGCTGCGCCAAGCTTCGGGAATCAGCATCCGGAGCGCGTGGGGCAGATCGCGGCCGTCCTCTAAGAGGAGTTCGAGCGCGTTGTCGACCGAGGCGGTGTCGGACTGATCGGGGTCGTCGATGATA encodes:
- the gltB gene encoding glutamate synthase large subunit; its protein translation is MTQQRDTNADRSVGLASPDDERSNCGVGVVMDLDDGRSHEVVADGIELLENLEHRGTTGAEEATGDGAGVMLQTPREFFADVLDVDLPDQYAVGSFFLPQDAAAAAALRDRTEDVLADYDLEVVHWRSVPTDNADLGATAVDAEPDVWQCFVTPTDAVSDDEFDRALYVARRALENAVEDADLAGAERFYVCSLDRKTLVYKGLLKGEQVSTYYPDLADERVQSTFVMVHERFSTNTLGAWHLAHPYRGIIHNGEFNTIQGNINWMRARETDIQSDALGEDVEAVKPIIDDPDQSDTASVDNALELLLEDGRDLPHALRMLIPEAWRSDDQMPEDRKEWYDFHASLVEPWDGPALVCATDGDRVGAVLDRNGLRPCRYDVTSDNRLIMASEAGALEPDYGEIVERGRLQPGQLFLADPEEGRVIPDDEVFDDLTDEKYGEWVDDQQVRIEDVADSEDLAPRDSVEDLRAHQATHGYSHDELENMIEPMMKDGKDPVGSMGDDTPLSVLSDYNRPLFSYFKQLFAQVTNPPLDYIREELVTSLESRLGFQRNLLDESPAHARQLVLDSPILTDAETAAIKELDANGMSAATVDTTYERGGDMEAAVERVRQDAVDAIDAGNDVVVLSDRATGPDRVPIPALLATGAVHHHLVRNGLRNHAGLVVESAGPRTVHHFATLVGYGADAVDPYLAYQTIANVVAGEDGADLAEAVDDYVGAVENGLLKTMAKMGISTVESYQGAQIFEAVGLDDDFVAEYFEGTEARTGGIGVAEIEADAADRHANAWDDDADIDRYGEFENRSDGIHHQWNPDTVGKLQQAVRSGDYDRYKEFAAEINDQQETLQTLRGLLEFGTDERESIPIEEVEPIHEIVERFSTAAMSLGSLSPEAHENNSIAMNRLGGKSNSGEGGEPPERFGTEKECNVKQVASGRFGVTSHYLSSADELQIKMAQGSKPGEGGHLPGMKVNEMIAHVRYATPGVGLISPPPLHDIYSIEDLKQLIHDLKAASPDADINVKLVSEAGIGTIAAGVAKANADVVHISGHSGGTGASPRTSIKNAGLPWELGLAEANQMLVETDLRDRIRVSADGGMKTGRDVAVAAALGAEEYIFGTASLVTSGCVMARQCHKNTCPVGVATQREKLRNRFPGQPEHVINYMTFIAQELREIMAELGFETVDEMVGRVDVLDQRDDVEHPKAKNVDLSGVLAEPNGDQRRKTREQTHEIDEQLDHDLIEAAEPAIESGEPVAVESDISNVDRAVGAMLSNRVSTAYGGDGLPEDTIDVDFHGTAGQSFGAFLADGVTMRLTGGANDYVGKGLSGGKLVVQTPPEAPYEPEDNSLIGNVALYGATQGELYVNGKAGERFAVRNSGVTAVVESVGDHGCEYMTGGVVAVLGDTGKNFAAGMSGGVAYVLDREGDFEESVNRGMVSVEHALDDRDRQMLRRLVENHVAYTDSDRGQYVLDNWEEELDNVVKVMPDAYADVLEEGADDVREDLPSGATPDADATAEFAASSDD